From the Musa acuminata AAA Group cultivar baxijiao chromosome BXJ3-7, Cavendish_Baxijiao_AAA, whole genome shotgun sequence genome, one window contains:
- the LOC103991303 gene encoding SPX domain-containing protein 1, whose product MKFGKSLSNQIDETLPEWRDKFLSYKDLKRRLKLIAAGGGGERPAKRPRVADDDRAASSAPEDSAMREEEEDFMRLLESELDKFNYFFVEKEEEYIIRQKDLQDRVAEAISNNSKELMKVSKEIVDFHGEMVLLENYSALNYTGLVKILKKYDKRTGALMRQSFIHKVLQQPFFTTDLLYKLVKECEAMLDQLFPKNKSSTSEEDCVREKGEQKPAEPRSSLAGGVLELEEIEYMKSLYMKSTIAALRALKEIRSGSSTVSFFSLPPLQNSGLEERWNNVPVLEQVAK is encoded by the exons ATGAAATTTGGGAAGAGTCTTAGTAACCAGATCGACGAGACTCTGCCGGAGTGGAGGGACAAGTTCCTCTCCTACAAAGATCTCAAGCGGCGCCTCAAGCTCATCGCTGCCGGTGGAGGAGGGGAGAGGCCGGCCAAGCGACCGAGGGTGGCCGATGACGACCGCGCCGCCTCCTCGGCGCCGGAAGACTCGGCGatgcgggaggaggaggaggatttcATGAGGCTCCTCGAATCGGAGCTTGACAAGTTCAATTATTTCTTTGTTGAGAAGGAGGAGGAGTACATCATCCGCCAGAAG GACCTGCAGGATCGAGTTGCGGAAGCCATCTCGAATAATTCCAAGGAGTTGATGAAAGTGAGCAAGGAAATTGTAGATTTCCATGGGGAGATGGTCCTCCTCGAGAACTACAGTGCGCTCAACTATACGG GGCTGGTGAAGATCCTGAAGAAGTATGACAAGAGGACAGGAGCACTTATGCGACAGTCCTTTATCCACAAGGTGCTGCAGCAGCCCTTCTTCACCACGGATCTGTTGTACAAGCTTGTGAAGGAGTGTGAGGCCATGCTGGACCAACTCTTTCCCAAGAACAAATCCTCAACTTCCGAGGAAGACTGTGTTAGGGAGAAGGGAGAACAGAAGCCAGCAGAACCCAGATCCTCACTGGCCGGAGGGGTTCTGGAGTTGGAGGAGATCGAGTACATGAAGAGCTTGTACATGAAGAGCACGATTGCAGCATTGCGGGCCTTGAAAGAGATTAGGAGTGGGAGTTCCACCGTGAGCTTCTTCTCATTGCCTCCCTTGCAGAACAGTGGATTGGAAGAAAGGTGGAACAACGTTCCTGTATTAGAACAAGTAGCCAAGTAA
- the LOC103991799 gene encoding ethylene-responsive transcription factor WIN1-like: protein MVQSKKFRGVRQRHWGSWVSEIRHPLLKRRVWLGTFETAEEAARAYDEAAVLMSGRNAKTNFPMTRSPEGDAAARASSKALSEVLSAKLRKCCKTAPSPSLTCLRLDNEKSHIGVWQKRAGTRDGSNWVMTVELGNASSHHAQQAAGEAMMGPTPLAGAGTSSQEAVGGMDEEEMLALQMIEELLSRNRTTSPSHAVTADEDSFFL from the exons ATGGTACAGTCGAAGAAGTTCCGAGGTGTCAGGCAGCGCCACTGGGGTTCCTGGGTGTCTGAGATTAGACATCCTCTCCT TAAGCGAAGGGTGTGGCTCGGCACCTTCGAGACGGCGGAGGAGGCCGCTCGGGCCTACGACGAGGCCGCGGTGCTCATGAGCGGGCGCAACGCCAAGACTAACTTCCCCATGACCCGGAGCCCCGAGGGGGACGCCGCCGCCCGCGCGTCCTCCAAGGCCCTGTCGGAGGTCCTGAGCGCCAAGCTTCGGAAGTGCTGCAAGAccgccccctccccctccctcacCTGCCTCCGGCTGGACAACGAGAAGTCCCACATCGGAGTGTGGCAGAAGCGCGCCGGCACCCGCGACGGCTCCAACTGGGTCATGACCGTGGAGCTCGGCAATGCGAGCAGCCACCATGCCCAGCAAGCGGCCGGGGAAGCCATGATGGGGCCGACGCCGCTCGCCGGGGCAGGGACATCGTCGCAGGAGGCGGTCGGAGGGATGGACGAAGAAGAGATGCTGGCACTGCAGATGATAGAAGAACTCCTCAGCAGGAACCGCACAACCTCTCCCTCACATGCAGTGACCGCAGATGAAGACAGCTTCTTCCTCTAG
- the LOC103991798 gene encoding F-box protein At2g05970-like produces the protein MANWSELTVELLSMIYDELSIFDYIRSKAICKQWNSIYKLEHHRPPKPQAPWLMLPGDNNSTAKFFSIAEKKTYNIPCPEPMIRTRINIGSCHGWLTTVDSLCNMYLLNPLTGAQFPLPCVTTIPFVKTVHDSQGQIVRFIVGQERNKLSLWSMHALFFGKAVLSAAPDADNDFTIMMIYGLWKNLAFARAGNKAWTSISSPYCYTDIIHHNARFYTINYQRIVEAWELDELAIRHSIINSDLPSHIFLGCICTYYLVESLNNNLMLVYKFQNEWSPTDNPKNIICMVFSLDEHALKWIRVKSLHEQTLFLGKNQSMCLSTIDFPELKQNCIYYTDDMLELCGSYNTFKSQKPLENAQASPLLESKLLPTSIILQNCAKSRITIPYVHVDHSMMETRWPLGHHFQTWWGSACSHRTREGVVLFLAHALERPTLSNGGHRASLFS, from the exons ATCTACAAGTTGGAGCACCATCGTCCTCCGAAGccacaagctccatggctcatgctGCCCGGCGATAATAATTCCACTGCCAAGTTCTTCTCTATCGCCGAGAAGAAGACTTATAACATTCCATGCCCGGAACCTATGATCCGTACAAGGATCAATATCGGTTCTTGTCATGGATGGCTGACCACTGTGGATAGTCTTTGCAACATGTACCTTCTGAATCCACTCACCGGGGCTCAATTCCCACTCCCTTGTGTGACGACCATACCTTTTGTCAAGACTGTTCATGATTCCCAAGGACAAATCGTCAGATTCATCGTGGGACAAGAACGAAACAAGTTATCTCTTTGGAGCATGCATGCGCTCTTCTTCGGCAAGGCTGTACTCTCTGCAGCTCCTGACGCAGACAATGACTTCACCATCATGATGATCTATGGCCTGTGGAAAAATCTAGCCTTTGCTCGAGCTGGGAATAAGGCTTGGACGTCTATAAGCTCACCTTATTGTTACACCGATATAATACATCACAATGCCAGATTCTACACTATCAATTATCAACGTATAGTCGAGGCATGGGAGCTCGATGAACTTGCCATTAGGCATAGCATCATCAACTCAGACTTGCCTTCGCATATTTTCCTTGGGTGCATATGCACAtattacttggtcgagtccctaaaTAATAATTTGATGTTGGTATATAAGTTCCAAAATGAGTGGAGCCCTACTGATAACCCTAAGAACATTATTTGCATGGTGTTTTCCTTGGACGAGCATGCTCTTAAGTGGATAAGGGTGAAGAGCTTACATGAGCAAACGTTGTTCTTGGGCAAAAATCAATCGATGTGCCTCTCTACTATAGACTTTCCGGAGTTGAAACAAAATTGTATCTACTATACTGATGATATGTTGGAGTTATGTGGATCTTATAA CACATTTAAAAGTCAAAAGCCTCTTGAAAATGCTCAAGCATCTCCTCTACTTGAGAGCAAACTTCTTCCAACCTCAATCATCCTGCAAAACTGTGCCAAG AGTCGTATTACCATACCATATGTGCACGTTGATCATTCCATGATGGAAACAAGGTGGCCCCTTGGCCATCACTTCCAAACCTGGTGGGGCTCCGCCTGTAGCCACCGCACAAGGGAAGGAGTGGTGCTCTTCCTCGCCCACGCCCTCGAGAGGCCAACCTTGAGCAATGGAGGGCACCGGGCGTCCCTGTTCTCGTGA